One Spirosoma agri DNA segment encodes these proteins:
- a CDS encoding LytR/AlgR family response regulator transcription factor: protein MIGSLRCAIIEDEPLAQQLLEKYVRRVPSLDLVATFDDAITAFEQLPAMQPEVIFLDINMPEMTGLEFLQAYPLPHPLVVMTTANPHHALEGFELGVVDYLLKPIAFDRFLKAIGRVKERMPKTAPAPVANNPLSDEARTRSNAGSIAIDSPTADFIYLKTDKKLEQIHLNELVYAEALGDYIKVFLPDRFVVTHLTMTKLAETLPPDRFLRINRSFIIQLRHVKVLEGNSVLLSTGDNLVIGPSYRDAVKERIRREQIG, encoded by the coding sequence ATGATCGGTTCGCTACGCTGCGCGATTATCGAAGATGAGCCTTTAGCTCAACAACTACTCGAGAAATATGTCCGGCGTGTTCCCTCGCTTGATCTTGTGGCTACCTTCGACGATGCCATTACGGCGTTCGAGCAACTGCCCGCCATGCAGCCCGAGGTTATTTTCCTGGATATCAACATGCCCGAAATGACGGGGCTGGAGTTTTTACAGGCTTACCCTTTGCCCCATCCCCTCGTGGTGATGACAACGGCTAATCCCCATCATGCCCTGGAAGGGTTTGAGCTGGGCGTCGTTGATTACCTGCTCAAACCCATTGCCTTCGACCGCTTTCTCAAAGCCATCGGTCGGGTCAAGGAACGGATGCCTAAAACGGCTCCGGCCCCGGTAGCCAACAATCCGTTGTCTGATGAAGCCAGAACACGTTCTAACGCTGGGTCGATAGCCATTGACTCACCGACAGCCGACTTTATCTACCTCAAGACCGACAAGAAACTCGAGCAGATTCACCTCAATGAGCTGGTCTACGCCGAAGCCCTGGGCGATTATATCAAGGTCTTTCTGCCGGATCGGTTCGTGGTCACCCATTTAACAATGACCAAACTAGCCGAAACCCTGCCCCCGGACCGCTTTCTGCGGATCAACCGGTCGTTCATCATCCAGCTCCGCCACGTAAAAGTCCTGGAGGGTAACTCGGTGCTGTTGTCGACCGGTGACAATCTGGTGATTGGACCCAGCTACCGCGATGCCGTTAAAGAGCGCATCCGGCGGGAACAGATCGGCTAA
- a CDS encoding histidine kinase dimerization/phospho-acceptor domain-containing protein, protein MNWFRSTWASLERARTQKALNQSEERLQQLSAYLESQVQQRTGELAAANHKLAINNQALAEANDLLVRSNANLQTFAYIASHDLQEPLRKIPQFGDLLKTRSMDSTSEAFVYLERMQTAASRMSTLIRDLLNYFPYFHLTGRECPLFTPDHCRHIVSVYR, encoded by the coding sequence TTGAACTGGTTTAGGAGCACCTGGGCGTCTCTGGAACGGGCCCGCACCCAGAAAGCCCTGAACCAAAGCGAGGAGCGGCTTCAGCAATTGTCGGCGTATTTGGAAAGTCAGGTGCAACAGCGCACGGGGGAGTTGGCGGCTGCTAACCACAAATTGGCGATCAATAACCAGGCTTTAGCAGAAGCCAATGACCTGCTGGTTCGCTCGAATGCGAATCTACAAACCTTTGCCTACATCGCCAGCCACGATTTGCAAGAGCCCCTGCGCAAAATTCCACAGTTCGGCGACCTCTTAAAAACGCGTTCCATGGACTCAACCAGCGAGGCATTCGTGTATCTGGAGCGGATGCAGACGGCGGCCTCTCGGATGTCGACGCTGATTCGAGACCTGCTGAATTACTTCCCGTATTTCCACCTAACGGGACGAGAGTGTCCCCTTTTCACTCCAGACCATTGTCGCCACATCGTCTCTGTCTATCGATAA
- a CDS encoding sensor histidine kinase, which yields MKLSLVQFPFLTGSARRLLAHAIVILALYVLVSADGLTVSLSYRYGDTGQWFTYGQFLVQLGIYYGWGYWLFPRFLYRFRPLPLLALILLTYTGVYLANYAGFSWLHQTVGFPDHGLLAVPRANVWSDLSLMWHRMEQHGPLGLFTNVSLFGWNFLLSFTYPALLLAFKALYDNMTSQISNAQLKQQNMQLELGYLKSQINPHFLFNVLNSVYALTEEDCPPAAQLVHQLSGLMQYTLYETAEPTVPLQKELQFIRDYIALEKTRTGKRVDLQICLPETVDDSVHIVPFLLIPFVENAFKHGVQRSARKSWIKLAVVVDNAGLRLTISNSKPVAPEASIGGLGLVNVRKRLALLYPGHVLQVVNEPDCYQVDLALPFDAVR from the coding sequence ATGAAACTGTCCCTGGTTCAATTCCCCTTTCTCACCGGCTCAGCCCGTCGGCTACTGGCGCACGCCATTGTTATCCTTGCCTTATATGTATTGGTGAGCGCCGATGGACTAACGGTAAGCTTAAGTTACCGCTACGGTGATACCGGGCAGTGGTTCACGTACGGGCAGTTTCTTGTGCAGCTGGGTATTTACTATGGCTGGGGCTACTGGCTTTTCCCCCGTTTTCTGTATCGATTCAGGCCGCTTCCCTTGCTGGCCCTTATTCTCCTGACGTACACGGGCGTTTATCTGGCCAACTACGCTGGCTTTAGCTGGCTTCATCAGACCGTCGGCTTTCCCGACCATGGCCTGCTGGCGGTACCCCGCGCCAACGTCTGGTCGGATCTATCGCTTATGTGGCACCGCATGGAACAGCATGGACCGCTGGGCCTTTTCACCAACGTTTCCTTATTCGGCTGGAATTTTCTGCTGTCGTTTACCTATCCAGCGCTGCTGCTGGCCTTTAAAGCGCTGTACGACAACATGACCTCCCAGATCAGCAACGCGCAACTCAAACAGCAAAATATGCAGCTCGAACTGGGCTACCTGAAAAGCCAGATTAACCCGCATTTTTTGTTTAACGTGCTCAATAGCGTGTACGCCCTGACGGAAGAGGATTGCCCCCCAGCGGCCCAACTAGTCCATCAGTTGTCCGGCCTGATGCAATATACCCTGTACGAAACCGCCGAACCCACCGTGCCGCTGCAAAAGGAACTTCAGTTTATCCGGGATTATATCGCCCTGGAAAAGACCCGGACGGGCAAACGCGTTGATCTCCAGATATGCCTTCCCGAAACCGTCGACGACAGCGTTCACATTGTGCCTTTCCTGCTGATTCCTTTCGTGGAGAACGCCTTCAAGCACGGCGTTCAACGGAGTGCGCGTAAATCCTGGATCAAGCTAGCGGTCGTGGTCGATAACGCGGGCCTGCGATTAACCATCAGCAACAGCAAACCCGTTGCGCCAGAAGCCAGCATTGGCGGGTTGGGGCTGGTCAACGTCCGGAAGCGGCTGGCTTTACTGTACCCCGGTCATGTTCTTCAGGTAGTAAACGAGCCGGACTGCTACCAGGTCGATCTGGCTCTCCCGTTTGACGCCGTTAGGTAA
- a CDS encoding outer membrane beta-barrel protein, which yields MNARLAFFFLLVSLPAIAQHQLTGRVTDTANQPMLYASVALLRSADSSIVKGAITGEDGRFRMDKLASGTYRTRISAVGYSDRYSSLITLTAETPAVDLGVLTVDASAKNLTEVTVKAQPSLVSQQADRLVLNVEGSVITRGNKAEDLLRYIPRVRYDGGTISIGNKSNVLLLVDGRQMGQGSLASFLQTFSAEDILRIEVITNPSARYDATVDGVINIITKKSREQGINGRSTLSYSQGQYSRSSANGSLTYRQGKWTVFGSLNATLPSTSYSTQDLNRTFPGATQQNRLLTLNTYRSLATNLSLDYAFDPQHVLSLRLNGNWRRDNKNTDTRTRSMVAPLADSTIRTENRGLDQAGVYDMNLSYKATFGPNKNKELTVLVTESMVDKDASQFISYQRIGLDETANGPVTQLRILNPNQQRNLIGQLDYGTPVLGSKWRLDVGTKYVFIQTDNTLQQDNFVNGQYQFDPAFSQSGLYQEHTYAAYSNLSRSFGKGWSWQGGLRVERTEQHLTQSALARSYAGLFPSMGLNRSLPNGRSWGVTVSRKVSRPSLGSLVPYRNLIDPYTIIEGNPLIRPSFAHTLDAFYSLGSLNLFANYSYIRDQMTTVLRADPATFVYTQVMDNLRNGNDFYVGATYAKNVTKSWQTNTTLMGMGNYTSSPVNELSRYQSTGLWVMATSSNIISLPRDWKYELTAHYMSPARSGLFTQKGFGGVSMSVTKSLLAKQANLRIEVSDVFRTMTSRLESAYGQVNFTMRSYNDSQRVKVSFSYNFGKKTVKTARQGTLGNDDEKSRMR from the coding sequence ATGAACGCCCGTCTTGCCTTCTTTTTTCTTCTCGTCTCACTACCAGCGATCGCCCAGCACCAGCTAACGGGCCGGGTTACCGATACCGCCAATCAACCCATGCTGTACGCCAGCGTAGCCTTGCTGCGATCGGCTGACTCGTCAATCGTTAAAGGAGCGATTACCGGCGAGGACGGGCGTTTCAGGATGGACAAACTCGCGTCGGGGACCTACCGCACCCGGATCAGCGCGGTTGGCTACAGCGACCGCTACTCGTCCTTGATCACCTTAACGGCCGAGACGCCAGCCGTTGATCTGGGCGTGTTGACCGTCGACGCCAGTGCCAAAAACTTAACCGAAGTCACCGTAAAGGCGCAGCCATCACTGGTTAGCCAGCAGGCCGACCGGCTCGTTCTTAACGTAGAAGGCAGCGTTATTACGCGGGGCAATAAAGCGGAAGATCTGCTTCGTTACATCCCCCGCGTTCGCTACGACGGCGGAACGATCAGCATCGGCAACAAATCCAACGTCCTGTTGCTGGTCGATGGGCGGCAGATGGGGCAGGGCAGTCTGGCCAGCTTTCTGCAAACGTTCTCGGCGGAAGATATTCTCCGGATCGAAGTCATCACCAACCCATCGGCCCGCTACGACGCCACCGTGGACGGGGTGATCAACATCATCACCAAAAAGAGCCGTGAGCAGGGTATCAATGGCCGCTCGACGCTGAGCTACTCGCAGGGCCAGTACAGCCGCTCGTCGGCCAACGGATCACTGACGTATCGGCAGGGTAAGTGGACGGTATTCGGTAGCCTGAATGCAACCCTTCCTTCCACGTCGTATTCGACACAGGACCTGAACCGAACCTTCCCCGGTGCTACGCAGCAAAACCGGTTGCTTACCCTGAATACCTACCGCTCGCTGGCGACCAACCTGAGCCTCGATTATGCCTTCGATCCCCAGCACGTACTGAGCCTGCGCCTGAACGGCAACTGGCGCCGGGACAACAAAAATACGGATACCCGTACCCGATCGATGGTTGCGCCATTGGCTGACTCGACCATCCGCACCGAGAACAGGGGGCTGGATCAGGCTGGCGTGTACGACATGAACCTAAGCTACAAAGCAACGTTCGGTCCGAATAAGAACAAAGAGCTGACCGTCCTCGTGACCGAGTCGATGGTCGATAAAGACGCGTCACAATTCATTAGCTATCAGCGAATTGGGTTAGATGAGACAGCAAACGGCCCGGTGACTCAGCTCCGTATCCTGAACCCGAATCAGCAACGAAACCTGATTGGTCAGCTGGATTATGGTACCCCCGTACTGGGCAGCAAGTGGCGATTGGACGTAGGCACGAAGTATGTGTTCATCCAGACTGACAACACGCTTCAGCAGGATAATTTTGTCAACGGTCAGTACCAGTTCGATCCGGCGTTTAGCCAGTCGGGGCTCTACCAGGAGCATACCTATGCCGCTTACTCGAACCTGAGCCGCTCGTTTGGTAAAGGCTGGTCGTGGCAGGGTGGCTTACGGGTAGAACGTACCGAGCAGCACCTGACTCAATCGGCGCTGGCCCGTAGTTACGCCGGACTCTTTCCAAGCATGGGTCTGAACCGAAGCTTGCCGAACGGACGCTCGTGGGGTGTTACGGTCAGCCGGAAAGTAAGCCGTCCCAGCCTGGGCAGCCTGGTTCCCTACCGCAACCTGATCGACCCCTACACGATCATCGAAGGAAACCCGCTGATTCGCCCATCGTTTGCCCATACGCTGGACGCGTTTTATTCGCTTGGCAGCCTGAACCTGTTCGCGAACTATTCGTACATCCGCGATCAGATGACCACCGTGTTACGGGCTGATCCGGCTACGTTCGTGTACACCCAGGTGATGGACAACCTGCGGAACGGCAACGACTTTTACGTGGGAGCAACCTACGCCAAAAACGTAACGAAAAGCTGGCAGACGAATACCACGCTGATGGGCATGGGCAATTACACCAGTAGCCCCGTTAACGAACTGAGCCGCTACCAATCAACCGGCCTGTGGGTGATGGCTACGTCCTCGAACATTATCTCCCTGCCCCGCGACTGGAAATACGAACTGACGGCACACTACATGTCGCCCGCCCGGTCGGGGCTGTTCACCCAGAAAGGATTTGGGGGCGTATCGATGAGCGTAACGAAATCCCTGCTGGCCAAACAGGCGAACCTCCGGATCGAGGTAAGCGATGTGTTCCGGACCATGACCAGCCGGCTGGAATCGGCCTACGGGCAGGTGAACTTCACCATGCGGAGCTACAATGACAGCCAGCGCGTTAAAGTATCGTTCAGCTATAATTTCGGCAAGAAGACCGTCAAAACGGCCCGGCAAGGGACGTTAGGTAACGACGATGAAAAGAGCCGGATGCGCTAG
- a CDS encoding NADP-dependent oxidoreductase, which yields MKAIRVYEFGGPEVMKLVEIERPVPAADEILVKMYASSVNPADYIFREGGNELIRPFLTLPLGLGLDAAGIVEETGNQVTEFKKGDNVYGVPNFPGDGSYAEYIAAKANQFSLMPDQITFNEAGALPSCALIAWNGIVELGKVQRGQRVLIHGAAGGVGNLAVQFAKAMGGYVIGTASAHNVDFLNELGADEVIDYNTERFDELLRDIDVVFNASPVRDESIRLRSVDVIKEGGIYVCTHLDQPLTDDFLNALAQKNATGTLVGGGSITYTSSLSGTTRLINEGKVRAVVSKVYPLQQVADAHRQSETKHVRGKIVLEIRQENEPHEAV from the coding sequence ATGAAAGCGATTCGAGTGTATGAGTTTGGCGGACCCGAGGTAATGAAACTGGTCGAAATAGAACGTCCCGTTCCGGCCGCTGATGAGATTTTAGTAAAAATGTACGCCAGCAGCGTTAACCCCGCCGATTACATTTTCCGCGAAGGCGGAAATGAGTTGATACGGCCTTTCCTTACCTTACCCTTGGGTCTGGGTCTGGATGCCGCAGGTATTGTGGAGGAAACTGGTAATCAGGTAACTGAATTTAAAAAAGGGGACAACGTCTACGGCGTCCCAAATTTCCCAGGCGATGGAAGTTATGCTGAATATATTGCCGCCAAGGCAAACCAGTTTTCGTTAATGCCGGACCAGATCACCTTTAACGAGGCTGGGGCCCTTCCTTCCTGTGCCCTTATTGCCTGGAATGGCATTGTGGAGTTAGGTAAGGTACAACGGGGACAGCGGGTACTGATTCACGGGGCAGCCGGTGGTGTGGGCAATTTGGCGGTGCAGTTTGCCAAAGCAATGGGTGGCTATGTGATCGGAACCGCATCTGCCCACAATGTGGATTTTTTAAACGAGTTGGGGGCCGACGAGGTGATCGATTATAACACCGAGCGTTTTGACGAGCTGCTACGCGATATAGACGTCGTCTTCAACGCGTCGCCTGTTCGCGATGAGAGTATCCGGTTGAGGTCGGTGGACGTTATAAAGGAGGGAGGCATCTATGTCTGTACCCATCTGGATCAACCACTTACGGACGATTTTCTGAATGCACTCGCCCAAAAGAACGCCACCGGAACCCTGGTTGGTGGAGGTAGTATAACCTATACGTCATCCCTGAGCGGCACTACCAGGCTGATCAACGAGGGTAAAGTAAGAGCGGTGGTGAGCAAGGTATACCCGTTGCAACAAGTGGCAGATGCCCATCGCCAAAGCGAAACCAAACACGTGCGTGGCAAAATTGTTCTTGAGATAAGACAAGAAAACGAACCCCATGAAGCGGTTTAA
- a CDS encoding NADP-dependent oxidoreductase yields the protein MKAIRIDQYGDERVLQVVEVAKPEPASDQVLIKVYAAGVNPLDWKIRDGAGARFGMSLPIFLGSEIAGVVEKVGQEVIGLSVGDEVYGMVKAGGYAEYALANANEVAPKPATIDFLHAVAVPLAGLTAWQAMFNEGKLGAGQKILITAAAGGVGSLAVQLAKAKGAIVTGMASGENETFVRALGADVFVDYTKQPFDEVVTNMDVVFDAVGGDTFERAFKCLKKKGIIVTSVAFPAAGQGEAYDVRVARVLCKPDRDELDQISQLVLDGKLQPHVSHIFPLEQVGMAHQLSKQGRTRGKIILQLSARY from the coding sequence ATGAAAGCAATCAGAATTGACCAGTATGGCGATGAGCGCGTCCTTCAAGTGGTTGAGGTAGCCAAGCCCGAACCCGCCAGCGACCAGGTATTGATCAAGGTTTATGCAGCTGGCGTGAATCCGTTAGATTGGAAAATTCGCGACGGGGCAGGAGCGCGCTTTGGCATGAGTCTACCTATTTTCCTGGGCAGCGAAATTGCGGGCGTAGTGGAAAAGGTAGGCCAGGAAGTTATCGGTCTGAGCGTAGGCGATGAAGTTTATGGCATGGTCAAAGCAGGCGGATACGCCGAATACGCGCTGGCAAACGCTAACGAGGTAGCGCCGAAACCGGCCACCATTGACTTCCTCCACGCGGTCGCCGTTCCCCTGGCCGGGCTCACCGCCTGGCAAGCCATGTTTAATGAAGGAAAACTTGGGGCGGGACAGAAAATCCTGATCACTGCTGCTGCCGGCGGGGTGGGCTCGCTGGCCGTCCAATTGGCCAAAGCAAAAGGGGCTATTGTAACCGGCATGGCTTCGGGTGAGAATGAAACATTCGTGCGGGCATTAGGAGCCGACGTGTTTGTCGATTACACCAAACAACCCTTTGACGAGGTGGTTACGAACATGGATGTGGTGTTCGATGCGGTCGGTGGAGACACGTTCGAGCGCGCTTTTAAGTGCCTCAAAAAGAAAGGAATTATTGTCACATCCGTTGCTTTTCCAGCCGCTGGGCAAGGCGAAGCCTATGACGTTCGTGTCGCGCGCGTACTGTGTAAACCAGACCGAGATGAGCTTGACCAGATCAGTCAACTCGTGCTAGACGGCAAGCTTCAACCCCACGTGTCGCACATTTTCCCGCTCGAGCAGGTAGGTATGGCCCACCAGCTGTCTAAACAAGGACGCACCAGAGGAAAAATTATCCTGCAACTCAGTGCCCGCTACTAG
- a CDS encoding helix-turn-helix domain-containing protein, which translates to MKRFKTISEFLQFRQLPKPEHPLISVLELASVDSLNLIEPATWVCDFYCIALKRVGNVHEVKLKYGQQTYDYDEGILTFISPNQVLSLLVDKQATQLKQSGWMLLIHPDFLWNTPVATTIKHYDFWDYSVNEALFLSEKEEALLVDIMKTIQQEYQATIDTFSKPIIVSHLETLLTYADRFYHRQFITREKSSHQILERLEKLLDDYFGDGDLLAKGLPTVGHIAETLNLSPKYLSSSLKVLTGQNTQQHIHEKLIEKAKEKLSTSELSISEIAYELGFEHLQSFSKLFKTKTNQSPLAFRASFT; encoded by the coding sequence ATGAAGCGGTTTAAAACCATCAGCGAATTTTTGCAGTTCAGACAGCTGCCCAAACCCGAGCACCCCTTAATCAGTGTGCTCGAATTGGCATCAGTTGACAGTTTAAACCTGATTGAACCGGCCACATGGGTTTGTGATTTTTATTGCATTGCCCTCAAACGGGTGGGCAATGTCCATGAAGTTAAATTGAAGTACGGGCAGCAAACCTATGATTATGACGAGGGTATTTTGACATTTATATCGCCTAACCAGGTGTTAAGCCTCTTGGTTGATAAACAGGCTACACAACTCAAACAATCCGGATGGATGCTGCTCATCCACCCGGATTTTCTGTGGAATACCCCCGTAGCCACAACTATTAAACACTATGACTTTTGGGACTACTCGGTCAACGAAGCCTTGTTTCTATCCGAAAAAGAAGAGGCCTTACTAGTGGACATCATGAAAACGATTCAGCAGGAGTACCAGGCAACGATCGATACGTTTAGTAAACCCATTATCGTTTCGCACCTTGAAACCCTGCTTACTTACGCCGACAGATTTTACCATCGGCAGTTTATCACCCGGGAGAAATCCAGTCATCAGATACTAGAACGGTTGGAAAAATTGTTAGATGATTATTTTGGTGATGGTGATCTACTGGCCAAAGGACTGCCAACGGTGGGCCATATCGCCGAAACGTTAAACTTGTCTCCCAAATATTTAAGCAGTTCGCTAAAAGTATTGACCGGCCAAAATACCCAACAGCACATCCACGAAAAGCTGATCGAAAAAGCGAAAGAAAAACTATCAACCAGCGAGTTGAGCATCAGTGAAATTGCCTACGAATTGGGATTTGAACATCTCCAGTCGTTTAGTAAGCTGTTCAAAACAAAAACGAACCAGTCACCTCTGGCGTTTAGAGCGTCCTTTACTTGA
- a CDS encoding Rossmann-fold NAD(P)-binding domain-containing protein, with amino-acid sequence MSGTSSIRVPYGETKPIPPLATPVGSHRQTEDSIKASGITYTLLKHNLYAEVIPMLIGDRDQLLKTKMIYLPTADGSVSFAPKDDLAEVMILLNRQRYKNRTLAF; translated from the coding sequence ATGTCAGGCACATCATCTATACGAGTTCCGTATGGCGAAACGAAACCGATTCCCCCCTTGGCAACGCCAGTTGGTTCGCATCGACAAACGGAAGACAGCATCAAAGCATCTGGCATTACCTACACGCTATTGAAGCATAATTTATACGCCGAAGTCATCCCAATGCTGATCGGTGACAGGGATCAACTCCTGAAAACAAAAATGATTTATTTGCCCACGGCCGATGGATCGGTTTCATTTGCCCCTAAAGACGATTTGGCCGAAGTCATGATTCTGCTCAATCGTCAGCGATACAAAAACCGAACATTAGCGTTTTAG
- a CDS encoding nitrogen regulation protein NR(II) — protein sequence MSTWALDRAHWLTRRLWSGGYVVLMVLVLGGFGPAQAQTGTTVAGGNGQGPAVNQLNFPSGIFVDGVGTVYVADTGNDVNSQEAVGKAAQEVFPSLEPGWVDTYQQSLDSGQTIRVEQFVPGLDRWFEVTAFFDGNDQFVAHYEDITARRQTQKSQQHSTRLQLALDVAQLGTQRWNLLTNEGYLDSRGAELIGKATGYQPNVAQAQIASIHPDQSVHHIRSRFYVVADLTGRPVKLMRTNLDVTAEYELTTALRQSQEKQAFC from the coding sequence TTGTCTACTTGGGCCCTTGATCGGGCTCACTGGCTTACCCGGCGGCTGTGGTCGGGGGGATACGTTGTTCTCATGGTACTAGTGCTGGGTGGCTTCGGCCCCGCCCAGGCCCAGACCGGCACCACCGTGGCGGGGGGAAATGGACAAGGGCCAGCCGTTAATCAACTGAATTTTCCCAGCGGGATATTTGTGGATGGGGTGGGTACTGTGTATGTGGCTGATACAGGTAACGACGTCAATTCTCAGGAGGCAGTTGGTAAAGCAGCTCAGGAGGTTTTTCCCAGTCTTGAGCCAGGTTGGGTCGACACGTACCAGCAGTCCCTAGATAGTGGGCAGACCATTCGCGTTGAGCAGTTCGTTCCGGGGCTGGACCGATGGTTCGAAGTGACGGCCTTCTTTGATGGCAATGACCAGTTTGTGGCTCATTACGAAGACATCACGGCCCGCAGACAGACTCAAAAATCCCAGCAACACAGCACCCGCCTACAACTAGCCCTGGATGTTGCCCAACTGGGCACCCAGAGATGGAACCTGCTCACCAATGAGGGCTACCTCGATAGTCGGGGAGCTGAGTTAATCGGTAAGGCCACCGGTTATCAACCCAACGTAGCCCAGGCCCAGATCGCCAGCATCCATCCCGACCAAAGCGTCCACCATATTCGCTCCCGGTTCTATGTGGTAGCCGATCTGACAGGACGCCCCGTGAAACTGATGAGGACAAACCTGGACGTAACAGCTGAATATGAGCTGACGACAGCACTACGCCAAAGCCAGGAGAAGCAAGCATTTTGCTAG
- a CDS encoding MarR family winged helix-turn-helix transcriptional regulator — MAHDIEFHFKSTADSPGYLLGQLTMLWQRKQKRVLDPLDLTQTQLVLLAALGWLSRTSDAVTQVDIANQSNADRMMVSKVLRTLEEKGFISRQEHPTDTRAKIITLTDSGAAVLQEALKAVEEADIAFFSLSEAALTGFNQTMVSLINQNKNA; from the coding sequence ATGGCCCACGATATTGAGTTCCATTTTAAAAGTACTGCCGATAGCCCCGGGTATCTGCTTGGTCAGTTGACCATGCTTTGGCAACGCAAGCAGAAGCGGGTACTTGACCCCCTGGATTTGACCCAAACCCAATTGGTGTTACTGGCGGCCCTGGGCTGGCTCTCCCGCACCAGCGACGCGGTGACCCAGGTTGACATTGCCAACCAGAGCAACGCGGACCGGATGATGGTGTCCAAAGTTTTACGCACGCTGGAAGAGAAAGGGTTTATCAGTCGACAAGAGCACCCCACCGACACCCGAGCCAAAATCATTACGCTGACGGATAGCGGTGCGGCCGTTCTGCAGGAAGCGCTGAAAGCGGTCGAAGAGGCCGACATCGCTTTTTTTTCGCTGTCGGAAGCGGCACTCACCGGTTTCAACCAAACCATGGTATCGCTGATCAATCAAAACAAGAATGCCTGA
- a CDS encoding VOC family protein, which yields MRQLTFASLQVNDLEASTEFYQQKLGFNVADLSPQACVFTYNQGQASFAIRTPLEPLEGRELGIGVAIWFAVDKNVDELKAEFMANGVTTAGPVIQTPFGRAFHVKDIDGYKLTFLETN from the coding sequence ATGAGACAACTAACCTTTGCGTCATTGCAAGTCAACGATCTGGAAGCATCAACAGAGTTCTATCAACAAAAATTAGGCTTTAACGTGGCCGACCTCAGCCCACAAGCCTGCGTATTTACCTACAATCAAGGGCAAGCCAGTTTCGCTATTCGCACCCCGCTTGAACCACTGGAAGGACGAGAGTTGGGGATTGGCGTAGCCATCTGGTTTGCGGTTGACAAAAATGTAGATGAATTGAAAGCCGAGTTCATGGCTAACGGGGTAACCACCGCCGGTCCAGTTATCCAAACCCCTTTCGGCAGAGCATTCCATGTCAAAGACATTGACGGCTATAAGCTCACGTTTTTAGAGACTAACTGA